A window of Flavobacterium branchiarum genomic DNA:
GTTTACTATTTTTTACATTTTTAGCAAGTAGTCAAACGCTTTATATAAAAACATACGGAAACAAGAAGGACACTCCAATTATATTTATTCATGGCGGACCAAGTGGTAACGCAACTCTTTTTGAAGGTAGTAACACTGCCAAAGAACTCTCTAAAAAAGGGTTTTATGTAATTGTTTATGACCGTCGTGGCGAAGGGAGATCTGTAGATTCTAATGCAACATTTACTTATAATGAAGCCTTCAAGGATATAAACACTATTTATAAAACATACAACTTAAAAAAAGCAACGTTACTTGCACACAGCTTTGGTGGCTTAGTTGCTACGCTTTATTCTGAAAAATATCCTGAAAAAATAAATGCGCTTATTCTTGCAGGTGCACTGTTTTCTCAACAAAAAACATACAATCACATTTTAGATTCTGTTAAAAAAATCTACATTCAAAATAATGATTTGGTTATGCTTGATAAGGTTGCTCAGGTAGAAAAACTTGATAAAAGTACTACCGAATATAGAAAAGAATGTTTTGAACTGGCTGGAAAAAACAATTTCTTTAAAATACCTAATCCAACAACAGAATCCATTGCATTATACCATCAGTATGAAATAAGTGATTTTTACAAAACTAATATCAGAAATAAAAACGCACCGCTCTTATTTTATAAGAACGAAAAGCAAAATAATATCGACACAAAGTCTATTTTAAAAAAATTAAAAGCCAAAGGATTATCTATTTATGCTATATATGGAAATCAAGATGGCATTTTCTCTGTTTCAGAAATTGATGCTTTAAAAAATAT
This region includes:
- a CDS encoding alpha/beta hydrolase, which translates into the protein MKNIFLFCLLFFTFLASSQTLYIKTYGNKKDTPIIFIHGGPSGNATLFEGSNTAKELSKKGFYVIVYDRRGEGRSVDSNATFTYNEAFKDINTIYKTYNLKKATLLAHSFGGLVATLYSEKYPEKINALILAGALFSQQKTYNHILDSVKKIYIQNNDLVMLDKVAQVEKLDKSTTEYRKECFELAGKNNFFKIPNPTTESIALYHQYEISDFYKTNIRNKNAPLLFYKNEKQNNIDTKSILKKLKAKGLSIYAIYGNQDGIFSVSEIDALKNIVGKQNFVAIENCSHYLFVDQQKKFLKSLENWLKT